A genomic region of Gemmatimonadota bacterium contains the following coding sequences:
- a CDS encoding S9 family peptidase: protein MVRRLIAVLSFVAFAGLTSAAAQTKERLKLADYLDFEDAQDPRASPDGKQVIYTRRTIDKINDRWDNALWIVNADGTKHRFLLKGGNARWSPDGTRIAFVADGQPTGSQIHVRWMDAEGAITQITRVPEAPTDVEWSPDGKSLVFRMMVPMKEAWKVADMPAPPAGAKWTEAPYVVEKLNYRRDREGFSDLGFQQIFVVTSDGGTARQLTEGPYNHGAPEWAPDGRSLVFAGLRSNEADWQWRESEIYRLDLASTAVTQLTRRAGPDGQPAISPDGRLIAYTGYDMTTDTWVDSKLYLMNADGSGSRLLTSSLDRSPQGLMWAADGSGIYFSVEDKGSRNLMFVPVSGEPVRAITKGEHLLAVTGIDKLGNAVAIATAWNRPNDVVAFNVARPQQMTQLTSVNEDLLGTKDLASIEEIWYPSVDGTRIQGWIVKPPAFDKSRKYPLMLSIHGGPHSMYGVGFNFGWQEHAANGYVVLFTNPRGSTGYGSAFGNAIKNAYPGKDFDDLMAGVDSVINRGYVDSKNLFVYGCSGGGVLTSWIVGHTDRFAAASANCPVTNWLSFVGTTDGASWYYNFAKLPWEDPSEHLRRSPLMYIGNVKTPTMLMTGVKDLRTPMPQTEEFYSGLKLRKVPTAMVRFNEEWHGTSSKPSNFLRTQAYLRHWFNRFATRPAATD from the coding sequence ATGGTTCGTCGCTTGATCGCGGTGCTCTCGTTCGTTGCGTTCGCTGGACTCACGTCGGCGGCGGCGCAGACCAAAGAGCGGCTCAAGCTCGCCGACTATCTCGACTTCGAGGATGCCCAAGATCCCCGGGCCTCGCCTGACGGGAAGCAGGTGATCTACACCCGCCGCACGATCGATAAGATCAACGATCGGTGGGACAATGCCCTCTGGATCGTCAACGCCGACGGGACCAAGCACCGGTTTCTGCTCAAGGGCGGGAACGCCCGGTGGTCGCCGGACGGGACCCGGATTGCCTTCGTGGCCGACGGCCAGCCGACCGGGTCGCAAATCCACGTCCGGTGGATGGACGCCGAGGGTGCCATCACGCAGATCACCCGGGTGCCAGAGGCCCCGACCGATGTCGAGTGGTCGCCGGATGGGAAGAGCTTGGTGTTCCGGATGATGGTGCCGATGAAGGAGGCCTGGAAGGTGGCCGACATGCCGGCCCCCCCAGCCGGGGCGAAGTGGACCGAGGCCCCCTACGTCGTCGAGAAGCTCAATTATCGCCGTGACCGTGAGGGATTCAGCGATCTCGGTTTTCAGCAGATCTTCGTGGTTACCTCGGACGGCGGTACGGCGCGGCAGCTAACTGAAGGGCCCTACAATCATGGAGCTCCCGAGTGGGCGCCCGATGGCCGGTCGCTGGTGTTTGCCGGGCTCCGGTCCAACGAGGCGGACTGGCAGTGGCGCGAAAGCGAGATCTACCGGCTCGACCTGGCCAGCACAGCCGTGACGCAATTGACCCGGCGGGCGGGCCCGGACGGGCAGCCGGCCATTTCACCGGACGGGCGGTTGATTGCCTACACCGGCTATGACATGACGACCGACACCTGGGTCGACTCCAAGCTGTACCTGATGAACGCCGACGGGTCGGGCTCCCGGCTGCTGACGTCGAGCCTCGATCGGTCGCCGCAAGGGCTGATGTGGGCGGCCGACGGCAGCGGGATCTATTTCTCGGTCGAGGACAAGGGCTCCCGGAATCTGATGTTCGTGCCGGTGTCGGGCGAGCCGGTCCGGGCCATTACCAAAGGCGAGCATCTGCTGGCGGTAACCGGGATCGACAAGCTGGGGAATGCGGTGGCAATTGCGACGGCCTGGAACCGTCCCAACGACGTGGTGGCGTTCAATGTGGCCCGGCCCCAGCAAATGACCCAGCTCACCTCGGTCAATGAAGACCTCCTCGGCACCAAGGACCTCGCGTCCATCGAGGAGATCTGGTACCCGTCGGTCGATGGGACCCGGATCCAGGGGTGGATCGTCAAACCCCCGGCGTTCGACAAGAGCCGAAAATACCCGCTGATGTTGTCGATTCACGGCGGCCCGCATTCGATGTACGGGGTCGGGTTCAACTTTGGCTGGCAGGAGCATGCCGCCAACGGGTATGTGGTGCTGTTCACCAATCCCCGCGGGTCCACCGGCTATGGCAGCGCCTTTGGTAACGCGATCAAGAACGCCTATCCGGGCAAGGACTTCGATGACCTGATGGCGGGCGTCGATAGCGTCATCAACCGGGGCTATGTCGATTCCAAGAACCTGTTCGTCTATGGCTGCAGCGGCGGCGGCGTGTTGACGTCCTGGATCGTCGGGCACACCGACCGGTTCGCCGCTGCCTCGGCGAACTGTCCGGTGACCAATTGGCTGAGCTTCGTCGGCACCACGGACGGGGCGTCCTGGTACTACAACTTTGCCAAATTGCCCTGGGAAGATCCGAGTGAGCATCTCCGGCGGTCGCCGTTGATGTACATCGGCAACGTCAAGACGCCGACGATGCTGATGACCGGGGTGAAAGACCTCCGAACCCCGATGCCGCAGACCGAAGAATTTTACAGCGGGCTCAAGCTCCGGAAAGTGCCGACCGCAATGGTCCGGTTCAACGAGGAGTGGCATGGCACCAGCAGCAAGCCGTCGAACTTCCTCCGCACCCAGGCGTATCTCCGGCATTGGTTCAACCGGTTCGCGACCCGGCCGGCGGCTACGGACTGA
- a CDS encoding zinc-binding dehydrogenase produces MRAMVTVAHGDRSQLVLRSDYPDPVPGPDEVVLRVAATAINYHDVFTRRGMPGIKIPLPVIVGSDIAGVVVGVGSGVPGWKPDDRVLVDPVIRDGKHFGMIGEVLDGGRAEYVKVPASTLIPVPNEVSLEHAASLPLAYGTAYRMMITRGRVQAGERVLVLGASGGVGVACVQLAKQLGAEVMACASSASKLDRLKTLGADHGVNYSETKFVDRVREVYGKPRITGGGGVDVVVNFTGGDTWLETQKCTRVGGRILTCGATAGFNLVTDARYLWTYEQEMIGSNGWTAADLVELMNLIRTGQLIPAIDKVLTLEETAEGERMLEDREVFGKILIKP; encoded by the coding sequence ATGCGCGCAATGGTGACCGTGGCCCACGGGGACCGTTCCCAGTTAGTGCTCCGATCCGACTATCCCGATCCGGTACCGGGTCCTGATGAGGTGGTCCTCCGAGTGGCGGCCACCGCCATCAACTACCACGACGTCTTTACCCGCCGGGGAATGCCCGGGATCAAAATTCCGCTCCCAGTCATCGTCGGATCGGACATTGCCGGGGTTGTGGTTGGCGTGGGCTCGGGCGTCCCGGGCTGGAAGCCGGACGACCGGGTGCTGGTCGACCCGGTCATCCGCGATGGCAAGCACTTCGGCATGATCGGCGAGGTGTTGGACGGCGGCCGGGCCGAATACGTGAAGGTCCCGGCGAGCACCCTGATTCCGGTGCCCAACGAGGTGAGTCTCGAGCACGCAGCGTCGTTGCCGTTGGCTTACGGTACCGCCTATCGGATGATGATCACCCGGGGCCGGGTCCAGGCCGGCGAGCGGGTCCTGGTGCTCGGCGCGAGCGGTGGGGTTGGCGTGGCGTGTGTCCAGTTGGCCAAGCAACTCGGCGCCGAGGTCATGGCGTGCGCCAGTTCCGCTTCGAAGCTCGACCGATTGAAGACGCTCGGCGCCGATCACGGGGTCAACTATAGCGAAACCAAGTTCGTCGACCGGGTTCGGGAGGTGTACGGCAAACCTCGGATTACCGGGGGCGGTGGTGTCGATGTGGTGGTCAACTTCACGGGTGGCGATACCTGGCTTGAAACTCAGAAGTGCACCCGGGTCGGCGGCCGGATCCTCACCTGCGGAGCCACCGCCGGGTTCAATCTGGTTACCGACGCCAGGTATCTGTGGACCTACGAGCAGGAAATGATCGGTTCGAACGGCTGGACCGCCGCCGACCTGGTCGAGCTGATGAATCTGATCCGCACGGGGCAGCTCATCCCCGCCATCGACAAGGTGCTCACGCTCGAGGAAACCGCCGAGGGCGAGCGAATGCTTGAAGACCGCGAAGTCTTCGGCAAGATTCTGATCAAGCCATGA
- a CDS encoding MFS transporter, whose product MSHDPYQALRYPAFRRFVAGHVLAVLGQGMMAVTIGWEIYERTRSAWALGMVGLAQVLPLIILILPAGQLADSSDRRRLLILAEAAIGLAALGLWLASRAEAPIEVYYGLLVLYGAGRTFQLPAKQAIMPNLVPLGAFQNAVAWNSGGWQGADMIGPALGGFIIHWAGPGAVYALCAGAALVFMALVTQIEIPARAPGGPRVSGRGFLEGVRFVRRSPMLLAAMSLDLFAVLLGGVIALLPVFAKEILLVGPVGLGWLRAAQSFGAVLVSVRLAHQPPFKRAGRTLLASVAGFGVAIIVFGLSQNYLLSIAMLFLAGGFDAISVIIRLALTQLHTPDELRGRVSAVNSLFIGMSNELGEAESGMLASWIGPVGAVVAGGVGVIGVVTAVGMAWPELRTLDRLTEAGA is encoded by the coding sequence ATGAGTCACGACCCCTACCAAGCGCTTCGGTACCCGGCCTTCCGCCGGTTCGTCGCGGGCCACGTCTTAGCGGTGCTCGGCCAGGGGATGATGGCGGTGACGATCGGTTGGGAGATCTACGAACGAACCCGTTCGGCCTGGGCACTCGGCATGGTCGGCCTGGCGCAGGTTCTGCCGTTGATCATCTTGATCTTGCCCGCCGGGCAATTGGCCGATTCGTCCGATCGCCGCCGGCTCTTGATCCTGGCGGAGGCCGCGATCGGGCTCGCGGCATTGGGGCTGTGGCTGGCATCGCGGGCCGAGGCGCCGATCGAGGTGTACTACGGGCTGCTGGTGCTGTATGGAGCGGGGCGGACCTTCCAGCTTCCCGCCAAACAAGCCATCATGCCGAACTTGGTGCCGTTAGGCGCGTTCCAGAACGCAGTGGCGTGGAACAGCGGGGGCTGGCAGGGCGCCGACATGATCGGACCGGCCCTGGGCGGCTTCATCATTCACTGGGCCGGGCCCGGCGCGGTCTACGCCCTGTGCGCGGGCGCCGCGTTGGTCTTCATGGCGCTGGTGACCCAAATCGAGATTCCGGCCCGGGCGCCCGGCGGCCCCCGGGTCTCGGGACGGGGGTTCCTCGAAGGGGTCCGCTTCGTCCGCCGTTCGCCGATGTTGCTGGCGGCCATGTCGCTCGATCTGTTCGCCGTACTGCTCGGCGGGGTCATCGCGCTCCTTCCGGTGTTCGCCAAGGAGATTCTCCTGGTCGGACCCGTCGGGCTCGGCTGGCTTCGGGCCGCCCAGTCGTTCGGGGCCGTGTTGGTCTCGGTCAGACTCGCTCACCAGCCTCCGTTCAAGCGGGCCGGGCGGACGTTGCTGGCCTCGGTGGCGGGGTTCGGGGTCGCCATCATCGTCTTCGGCCTGTCGCAGAACTATCTCCTCTCGATCGCGATGCTGTTCCTGGCCGGGGGATTCGACGCGATCAGCGTGATCATCCGGCTGGCCCTGACCCAACTCCACACGCCCGATGAGTTGCGAGGGCGGGTCTCGGCGGTCAACAGCCTGTTCATCGGGATGTCGAATGAACTCGGCGAAGCCGAATCCGGGATGCTGGCGAGCTGGATCGGGCCAGTGGGAGCCGTGGTGGCGGGCGGTGTCGGGGTGATCGGCGTGGTGACGGCGGTTGGGATGGCGTGGCCGGAGCTTCGCACCCTCGACCGGCTGACCGAGGCAGGCGCCTAA
- a CDS encoding long-chain fatty acid--CoA ligase, with the protein MIDRTNLGDILPRETPEHPLFIDLRIPGQPRVWRTDEFDRAVDAVAHGLVRRGFAPGARIGILAANRAEFMIAYFGTMRAGMVSVPINFKLPKDTIEYIVQDAALAATFVDAERRPLVPARCPTLDLDHLDTAPPPSAERRAPSAELSKILYTSGSTGRPKGVPLPHAGQIWSVAKYFEGTEHGRAEITLVVAPTYHKNGLFFSMMALANQMTVLSLPKFDARSFLETVAKYRCTLLTGIPTMFALIAREHDLIASLDFSSVRLVTIGSAPLTDALVARVNSIFPNAEVRNGYGTTEAGPIAFGPHPKGLPRPSLALGYPFAEIEWRLVDGPSRSEGVLELKTPALMPGYLNLPEATAEKLRDGWYSTGDVMRHDAEGFFYFVSRADDMFICGGENIFPGEVEKLLERHPAVAQASVVPVPDEIKGQIPVAFVVKTPGTAPTEAELKAFTLEFGPAFAHPRFVVFVELIPVAGTHKVDRRVLVERATTEARLRGRV; encoded by the coding sequence ATGATCGACCGCACCAACCTCGGCGACATCCTCCCCCGGGAGACCCCGGAGCACCCGCTCTTCATCGACCTCCGGATCCCCGGTCAGCCGAGAGTTTGGAGGACCGACGAGTTTGACCGCGCCGTCGACGCCGTCGCCCATGGCCTGGTGCGCCGGGGCTTCGCACCTGGGGCCCGGATCGGTATTCTGGCCGCGAACCGGGCCGAGTTCATGATCGCCTATTTCGGCACGATGCGGGCCGGCATGGTCAGTGTCCCGATCAACTTCAAGCTGCCGAAGGACACGATCGAATACATTGTCCAAGACGCCGCCCTCGCCGCCACCTTCGTCGACGCCGAGCGCCGGCCCCTGGTTCCCGCCCGCTGCCCGACCCTCGACCTCGACCACCTCGACACCGCCCCGCCGCCGAGCGCCGAGCGCCGAGCACCGAGTGCCGAGCTCTCAAAAATCCTCTACACCTCGGGATCCACCGGTCGCCCGAAGGGGGTGCCGCTCCCGCACGCGGGTCAGATCTGGTCGGTGGCAAAGTACTTCGAGGGGACTGAGCACGGCCGCGCCGAAATTACCCTGGTGGTGGCGCCGACCTACCACAAGAACGGCCTCTTCTTTTCGATGATGGCGTTGGCCAACCAGATGACGGTCCTGTCGCTCCCGAAGTTCGACGCCCGGAGTTTTCTTGAAACTGTCGCCAAGTACCGTTGCACGCTGCTGACCGGCATCCCGACGATGTTCGCGCTGATTGCCCGGGAACATGACCTGATCGCGTCGCTCGATTTTTCGTCGGTCCGCTTGGTGACCATCGGGTCGGCGCCGTTGACCGATGCCTTGGTGGCCCGGGTCAACTCGATCTTCCCGAACGCCGAAGTTCGGAACGGCTACGGAACGACCGAGGCTGGCCCGATCGCATTCGGCCCGCACCCCAAGGGGCTGCCGCGGCCCTCCTTGGCTCTTGGCTATCCCTTTGCCGAGATCGAGTGGCGGCTGGTCGACGGACCGTCACGCAGCGAGGGCGTGCTCGAACTGAAGACCCCGGCGCTAATGCCTGGGTATCTCAATCTGCCGGAGGCCACCGCAGAAAAACTCCGGGACGGATGGTACTCAACCGGCGATGTCATGCGTCACGACGCCGAGGGGTTTTTCTACTTCGTGAGCCGGGCCGACGACATGTTCATCTGCGGCGGCGAAAATATCTTTCCAGGCGAAGTGGAGAAACTGCTGGAACGGCATCCGGCGGTGGCCCAAGCGTCAGTGGTGCCGGTTCCGGACGAAATCAAAGGGCAAATTCCGGTGGCGTTCGTCGTCAAGACGCCGGGCACCGCGCCGACGGAGGCCGAACTCAAGGCCTTTACCCTCGAATTCGGGCCGGCCTTCGCTCATCCGAGGTTCGTGGTTTTCGTCGAACTGATTCCGGTGGCTGGAACCCACAAAGTCGACCGGCGCGTGCTGGTCGAACGGGCCACCACCGAGGCCAGGTTGCGCGGCCGGGTCTGA